In the Lepus europaeus isolate LE1 chromosome 10, mLepTim1.pri, whole genome shotgun sequence genome, GTACTAGGGCCACCTGCCAGGTGCTGCAGCCTGCTGTGCACCAAGCACTAGGCGAGGCCCTCACACTGTGTCTTGTGTCCTGATGAGGGAGAGGCAGGCTCGTGAGGAGTAAAGAACTCTGGAATCTGACTACCAGCTATGAGTCCAGACTCTGCCACTTAATTatcctgtgaccttgggcaagttacttcatctctctggcctcagtttcctcatgaaTGGGGGAAGTAATAGTCCCTTCCTCATGGGGTCATTGGAAAACTTCTAGCACTTAATATGGCACTTAATATGGTCAATAATTATTAACTGTTTATCTTTGTTAACTTGCCGGACAGCCTTAGGTGGTCAACCTTTGCATTTGGTCCATTGTTACACTCAGGAAAATTgaagctcagagaggctgagaaaTTGGCTGGGATCACCCAGCTGGTGAGTAATAGGGCCAGGGTTCACACCGAAGTCTGTAGCCCCGGAGCCTGTCTCCTCCCACTGCAACCTGCTCAGACTGCAGGGTGCTCATTCAAAGGATAGGGGTGACCCAGGCCATAGTGCTGCGGGGCTGTCTTTGGCAGTTTGGACAAGCTGGCTCTGCACTGTGCAGGACTGCCCCATGCACTACAGACATCTGGTGGCCTGGCCTCGTCACCTGCAGTGTAGCCCCAAGCCCTTCGAGTTCATGGCGTCGCACAGAGGTGCCCAGCATGTTTCTGTCTGCCTGTTGAGGTAGTAGAGCCTCAGGCTCAGAGCCGCTGATAGACCAAGAGCAGAGCAGCTACCCGGAGTAAAGAAATGGCTGGAACAGGGCTTTGAAGAGTAGgaagcctggaagagggacaggccaggccaggccaggagctggaaggtGTGTGAGCACTGAGGTACAGTCAGGATCTTCCCCGAGCATTCAAAGAAAAAACTAAAGAGAAAGCACAGGATCTACTCAGGAAAGGCCAAGGTTGGTGTGGCTTCATCtctaggcactgtggcacagccagacATAGTCAGACCATGAGCTCGAGACACAGACAGCCTGGGACCAAGTTAAGTATAAGTTACCAGGCTCTCGGAGCACCAGTTTGGCCGTGTCTGAAATGGAGAGGCTACAGGGTAGAGGCAGCATCGACTGAGCCGCTGTCCACAGTGCACCTGGAGCACAGGGCCAGAGTGCAGCCAGCTGAGTGGCTGGCCCGCGGTTACACTGTGGGGACTTCAACTCTGGTGTTTCAGCCAAGCCTAGTGTCATCTTGACCTGAACTGACCCCTTACCCGTAGGATCTTCTGGCCACTTTCAGAGAATTATGGCTGTAGTCCCCCATCCTGAAAAATGAAGACCTGGGAgagtggagggaggagaaggggaggttGGGTAACAGttccaagacagagagagaaggaagccgTTGCGGAGTTCCCAGCACAGTGGGCCCGCTGCAGGGTACAAGTGTGTGATAGGTGCCGGGCAGCCAGGCGTGAAGGAGGGATAAGCAGATGGAAATGCTGATATGAAGTAGGCACTGTACCTCGTAGAAACGTACATGCATTACATGTTAATTGAAAATTTGGTAAAAAGAGCCAGCAAACCTCAAGTGACTTGAACCATTCATGTGGTGCTGGCCCAGGCGTCCTTGCTGGCAAGATGGACTTCTTTTATGACTGACCCAGGAGCAGAGGGATAGTCGCTTCTAGCCATAGGGTCCCCTCCCGCCAACGCTAGCCCTCCCTACCCCAGCATCTCTGAGAGGATTGGGACCTCCTCTTccccccacagcccagcctccaCCTCGTAGTGACAGAAACCACTGTAGGCTGTGGGCTGGGGGCCTGGTCATTTCACTTCACCTGAGCAGCACTGCGGCAGACATCTCCCTATCCAGCTGCACAGGCAGTGGGCTTTGAACCTCTGTCATTTTGATGCCAAAGACATTGTCctttccatttaaaataagaactgAGAGACACCGTCCCAGATTTATTACAGATTAGCCAAGAAACAGTCGTCTTCCTGTCTTAACCAATTCAGGTTTTTCATTatagatattatcaacagaaaataaaaccaacagCAGCTAAAATTGTATATGGTACAATCTATTAATGACTTGAAACTGATAGAAGAATCactttcttaataaaatttagaGCAACAAAATTTGACCTGGAAAAACtggacattataaaaataatggatGGCCATGGGCAGAAGGGACACTCAGCATACGAGGTCAGAGAGGTTGACCCGAAAATTTGATCAGAACAGAAGACTGTCAGATGAGTGAAGTTGTTCATGTATAGTTTACATGGAAAACAACTGAATCCATTGAAAATAATTTCAGTAAACGGGGTGGGTAtaatttaatctttctttttttttttttttttggagtgttGGTCCAAGAATTAAATtgacttttattcatttaaattgaGTTTTCTCCAATACTTTTCTCAAAGTAAGTCTACAGTGTTGCTCAAATTTCGATAAACTGTTTGCATCCACACCATCCTCTGTATCCAAACAACAAAGTCCAAAGGCCTAATACCTAATACAGCTGCTAGAGGTGGAATCAGATTTTGAGCCCAAAGCCTGTATTCTTTCCAGTTTGGCCCTAAATGAATGGAAAAGAAGAGCTCAGGGAGTGCAAGGCTGGCTGCCGGCTCCCAAAAATTGGCAGAGGAGAGGCCTGCCAAAAAGCCATGACAAGCTGTGCCCCGAgccagctcagcccaggctgAGGTTCTCTTGGGATCCCTGTGAACTCCCCAGCCATCCCCAGCCCACCTCAAGCCTCTTCAGGAACAAACCACAGCATGGGGTGTTAGGAAGGGCAAGAGCTGCAGTCTGCCCTCACCGCGTGCAGTCCAAATCCCAGACGTCCCTGCCATGGGGACCCACCCAGCTGACTTAGAGGACCAGAAGGCCCAAATCTGccaccacaggaggaggaagcCGCATCACCAGTTCCACTGACCCGACCTTCCTTCCCAGGGGAGCAGGGCACCAGGATGTGGTTCTCAACGGGACACCATGACCCTTAGGTTTGCTGTGAgtcccaggaaccaggaagatTCTACCTGCTATGCAAGTGCCTCCAGCGGTGTTACCTCCCAGGCACCAGGCCTGTGGGTTGGATAAAGATGGTGACACAGGGCCACCACCCTCAAGCTCACAGATAGAGGCCAGCTCACTGGAATCTTCCCCTGTGTCATACAGCTCTTCTTCTCAGAGGAACAAAGACATTGGTCCAGAAACTTCCTATTTGAAGTTGAAGCCACAGTTAAGCTCACAGGGAGCCAGTCACCCACCTACCCTCTTGATAACCCTCTAGAAAAAGCTCTGTTGTCGTGTTCCTAATGAAGAAAGCATAGCAgccagcgccctggcttaacaggctaatcctccaccttgcggcgccggcaccccgggttctagtcccggttagggcgccggattctgtcccggttacccctcttccaggccagctctctgctatggcctgggaaggcagtggaggatggcccaagtgcttgggccctgcacccacatgggagaccaggagaagcacctggctcctggcttcggatcagcgagatgcgctggccgcagcggccattggagggtgaaccaacggcaaaaaggaagacctttctctctgtctgtctcactatccactctgcctgtccaaagggaaaaaaaaaaaaaagaaagcatagcaCAGAGCAGTTAActaactttcccaaggtcacacctctactaagtggcagagccaggaaatCTGGCTCCAGAGTGCACATTGTTACCCATCAAACCTTGCTAGTGAGGGTTTTCTCAGTTCCCCAGCCACCTCTGGGCCTCTTCCCATACCTGCACACATTCGCTGGCTTCAGACTCCCCCAGAAATCATTCAGAAAACAGAGCTCAAAGTAGCTTCCAGCATCTTCTAGCCGTGtagctgcctcctgcctccctggagcCCTGCTGTGGAAGCCCTCTCCTGAGTCCGCCTTGTGCCACCATCTCTCTTCAGAAGGCCTCGCGTCATGCACAGCACGGCCTTGCCACCTGGGAGGAATCGGCTGCTTCCCAACAGACCCAGAGATGATTGCTGAATCCACGTCTTTCTCCAAGCCTCTCCCTTCCTGTACCACTGGGGCCTGGGGACCTTCTGGCCTGCCTCCGTTTCCTGTTTGTTGAAATGGCTGTCCTTGGATTTGCCTGTCTCTTCAGTCAGCACCAGTCTGCTCTGATGTCGAATGCTTTTGGACTGAGACTCGAGGAGTACACCATGATGACGGGAGCTCacagctcctgcctccctgctgcaggccctgggctgAGCTAGCCATCTCACCTGCCCTGCCTCCTGTCTTCGAAGCAATGCTTTGAGATGGGTGGTATTATTATCCTAATAAACGGGTGAAGACACTGAGTCACTGAAGTGTTCTCTCCCAAAGCCACATGGCTGGTGTgtggcagagcagggctgggccacaagGAGCCTACTGCCACCCCCTAGGACCAGACTAGGCTGAGGGGCCTTGATTTGCTAGTGTTGCTTTGAAGATActccaggaaagaaaaaaatctccattCCCTGCCTGGCCAGGAAGTGGGGCCTGGAGGGGCTCAGAGAGACTGCTTCTAGAAGCAGGGGCAAGCCAGTCCTGAGCAGCGGCCTGGTGGAAGGAGTGAAAGAGGGTgtccctgccctgggggctgtgaTTCATAAAATCTCGGGCCTGTCACTTGAGAACAAAGTGATGTGGCATGGAGGGGACGGTCCAGGACTCTGCTTCTTGACAAGGGACAGGAGTACAAGCAGCCCGTGTTCCCAATCTGTCACTCTCCCTAAAACTGCCTTATGTGAAAGGCTGTCTGCCACTGCTTTGCATTTCTTTGGTGGCACCACATCAATCACTAGGAGTCCAGAGACTTGGACCCTGAGCTGGGATGCCGGCTCCCTGAGTGGCCCTGGGCGAGTCGGCTCATCTCGGAGGCCTCTGTAGAGTGGGAGCGCAGCACTGTCCCATCAGGGCAGCTGTGAGGGTGCCAGGCAGGAACAGCTGCCAGTGGGAGAGGAGGGCGAGGGCTGGGACCGGCCGTGGGGGCTCTGTTTGCCGACCTGCTTTGTCTTTCCTTCCAGCCCCTTCATGAATAAGTTTTTTCCAGCCAACTTTCCAAATCGACAGTACCAGCTGCTCTTCACACAGGGCTCTGGGGAGAACAAGGAAGGTCAGTGCCGCCCACTTCCCTGTGGTCTGCCTGGGTGTCTCCACCGCAGTTCCCCTTTGGTCCTTTGGTGTTGGCTTCTCCTGGAGAGCTAGTGATGGAAGAGGTATTACCTCGACACGGGACTCTGGGTGGATGGCGCCTGCCTCTCTGAGCACTGGGTTTGGGgtttttttcatctgtgaaatgaaattGGTGATCCAGTACCTCCTTCACAGGCACGTTGTTGGGACTGTGGGCAGAAGATAAAAGGAGAGCCGTCAGCACACTGCGTGTCTGATCACAGCGAACGGTGCTCGCGCTCCAGTCTGTCGGGTCTCCTTTTAGTACCATTACTGTCCCACCGAAGATTGGAAGAAAAGGGTGCCACAGCTTTGTTAGTGAAAGTTGTAGGGAACTGAGAGGATCCTGGGGTTTGCAGGTTACTTAGGGTACGGGTTCGACTGCAGTAGCAAGATAATCAGAAGACGCTTGGTCGTGTCACAGTCTAAGCTCATGAAATGTGCCAGTCTCTACTCGGGTCTCGTACCTTCCGCCTTGTCCCTAGAGAGCAGCAGCTTGATGCGACTCCTTTTTGCATCCCTAAGTGCATCTGTGCCCGGTCTTTTAAAAAGGTTAAATTGCACGATTAGAGTCTGAAGGTTCCCGGGCCCCGTCTGTCTCGTGTTCCGCCATATTTAGGGCTGGTCCCCAGTCCGGGATGCCGACCGTCACCCTTCAGACCAGCCAGATGGGGAAAAAAGCATCCGCATCAAGGGCCTGTGTAGCTACAAGGGAAGTGAAAAATGTGTCCGGAAGCCAGTCGGCCTGTGTCCAGTCAGAAATCCTCCGGGTCCGCCCCGCGTTCTCCAGCTGGAAAGGACCGCGCGATCACTTCTTCCTGCGCAAGTCCCGCCCTTTCCGCCACCGCCACTGAGGCGGAGTCGGTGATCCGAGGAACACGCAACGCGCCGACTCGGTAGGAGGAGCGGAAGTGGTCACGTTTCGCGGAGCCGTAAAGCGCGGCTGTCTGTGTCGCCTTCCGGTTAGCGACAACGGCTGCGACCGGCCGCTGGTGCCGTCCGCCTGCGGGTAAGGGCATCTGCCGGCCCCTTGCCCATACGATTTCCTTCCCGTTCCCGGCCCTTCGCTGCCGCCGCCACGTCCACCTTGGAACATGTTCAAGAAATTTGATGAGAAGGAGAATGTGTCCAACTGTATCCAGTTGAAAACGTCGGTCATTAAGGGGATTAAGAACCAGCTGATAGAGCAGTTTCCAGGTATTGAGCCGTGGCTTCATCAGATCGTGCCCAGGAAAGATCCTGTTAGAATGGTCCGGTGCCACGAACACACGGAAATCCTTTCTGTGAACGGAGAGCTGCTGTTCTTCCGACAAAGAAAGGGGCCTTTTTATCCAACCTTGAGATTACTTCACAAATATCCTTTCATCCTGCCACACCAGCAGGTTGATAAAGGAGCCATCAAGTTCGTGCTCAGCGGAGCAAACATTATGTGTCCGGGACTCACTTCGCCTGGAGCCAGGCTCTGCCCTGCGGCCGCGGACACCATCGTCGCGGTCATGGCGGAAGGGAAGCAGCACGCTCTGTGCGTCGGGGTCATGCAGATGTCTGCGGAGGACGTCGGCAAAGTCAACAAAGGGATCGGCATCGAAAACATCCACTACCTGAATGACGGGCTGTGGCACATGAAGACGTACAAGTGAGCCTCAGAAGGACCGCCTGGGCTCAGCGTGgcgctgtgctgtgtgtgtctgtgcgacAGCATGAAGACACTGCTCCTGGTGGTGCCAAATAAATTCAGCCgatgctctttttttttgtaaatcagGGTTCTGTTGTCATAGAGGAAAGAACAGAGATTGAGGGACAAGCAGCAGTCGGCTGTGCTCTGGGAGCCCCCGCGGGCCCCCGCGGGCCCCTGGGCTCCCTCTCTGGGAACCCTGGAAGCAGTCGGGTATGGCTTTGAGAGGCCACGTCTACCAGAGcactccccagaaggcagcaCGGGAACCCCTCCTCCTACCTCCATccctcaccttcctcctcctctgctggTGACCCGGGGCTGCCAGCAACCTGCTTGATTCCTTTGGGGGCAAAGTAGGAAGACTCCAGAGGAACCAGGACCTTGCTGGAGGCCCAAGCCCGGTGTCCGCTGGCATGGATTGAACACCTGCCAGCTGCCAGGCACCGCTGAATGCGTTGTTCCCCACAGCAGGCCTATGAGGGAGGTGCTGTTACCCAGTGTTCAGATGAGGAAACATGCCAGAGAGGGAGATGCCTCCCCCAGGGTCACCCAGCTGCTGGTGGCAGAGCCGATGCCCCCAACCCCAAGGGCCACCTCCCTTTGACCCCGTACCAGGCCTGAATTCTCTCTAGGCCTCTGTTCCCTCCTCTGGGAAATTGGAGGGGTTGGCGATGTCTCCAGTGAGCTCCCCCTGTCCTGGAACTTGCACCAGCCTGGGGCAGCCAATGCTGATCCCCTTAGCTCATGGGCTTCTGACAGGGCCCCCATGCTCCATCCAGGGGCTGACAGGTGGGAGGGTAGCCCCAGCCCGGGGAGTGGACTTACCTGGTCTCTCTGCCCAGAAATCATCAATTATGAGTTTGACACTAAGGACCTGGTGTGCCTGGGCCTGAGCAGCATTGTTGGCGTCTGGTACTTGCTGAGGAAGGTAAGTAGTGGGCCTGGGCGCGGTGGAAAGCAGGGGACAGCTCAGGGTGGCCGTGGCAAGCTTGCCTCACTCCCTTCGCTTCCCCAGCACTGGATCGCCAACAACCTGTTTGGCCTGGCCTTCTCCCTTAACGGAGTGGAGCTGCTGCACCTGAACAACGTGAGCACTGGCTGCATCCTGCTGGGCGGACTCTTCATCTACGACGTCTTCTGGGTGAGTCGGCAGAGACGCCCGGGGCCCTCATcttcctgctgccccccccccactcccccgccgccgcctcccgctgGAAGTGGGCCCCCAGAGCAGCTCCTCCCTAGGCCGGTCTGTGCCACGGATCGCGTCTCAGAACCCACTCAGCACCAGGCGCGTCCCAGCCACTCCCACATCCTCCTCACGGTGGCCCAAGCAGGCCTGTGCCGTCGTCACACATCTCCTTAGTGGGCTAGGAGTCAGAGAAGTTCAGACGATGGTAAAAGTGCTGACGAAGGGGCCCACAGCTGGAAAGGggctggccgagccctggctgcaCACCAGCCCTGGGCTGAGGGACCTGTCACGCGTGTCCACAAGGCCCCCTGAGGGAGCGAGGTCAGCCTGGCAGGCACGCATCCTTTGGCCCCAGGCAGCCTCTTCTCCCCTTGAGTGGGCGGTGCTGGCGGGGCTGCCTGGCCTTTGTTCCCAGCGCCCAGTGCCAGTGGCAACGTCACCTCAAGCGCAGATTGGTCTAGAGCCCCTGGTggctcctgtcccctgccccagaTGTCAGCAGCACATCTAGAAGCCCAGGGACTGCCATTCTTCCCCACTGTGCTCCAGGCTCCTCTCTTCTTCTAGGTGTTTGGCACCAACGTGATGGTGACAGTGGCCAAGTCCTTTGAAGCACCAATAAAACGTAAGTGACCACCCCTACCACAGGGCACCGCTCCCCACccagctgccccctgccctcaTGGTCCCCTTGCTGGTCAGTGCCTCCaagctctgcctccccagcctggTTGCCTTCTCTGCCTAGCTCATCTGGCCGTGTCCATGAGCCACTCTTGTGCCCCAGCCTGACCCCAGCTCTTGGCAGGTTGCAGTGTGGTGTGAGATGAGCTGGAATGAGTACAAGTACAGAGAGCAGGTATCCAACACCAGCCCAtggtggggggagcagggctTTTCCAGAAGGGACCTCCAGGCCGAGACCTTACAGATCACTCGCTGGTATCCCCGCGGCACCTGAAGATCACGTGCTGGCTGGCCCTAGACTTTGTTATTCACGGTCTCCACCGCTTCTGTAGCCATCTTTGAATGAGGGAGAAATTCTGTTATCTTACGCTACAGCAagcccaggggtggaatggctcaGGGTTGGGTTAATGACTCAATGGAGTCACCACCCTTCTCAGCACATCCACCTGCCTGTCAGCTCGTTCCTTCTTGGTCCCAAGGTGGCTGCCCGGTCCCTGGCACTGACTCAGTCCTCACACCGCCAGGTGCAGAGACTGCAAGGAGAAGCCATTGTTTCTCATCAGAGAGGGATATTGCTCCCCAAGTCCCTGCTGCAGCCTCTCTCATGTTTCATTGGCCAAAACTGGGCCCGAGGGTTAAAGTGCAAACCATGCATCAGCCAGGGGGCTGGGAAAGGTGTGGTTTGCTGCGAATCTAAGCCTCAGACTAACCAGGAACCCCCTCACGGGTCACACGGCTCAGAGGGGACAGACTGAAACGCCAcatcaggaaggaagaagagggtgCTGTTGGGAGGGCGGTCAGCAGTGAGTGCCGGGGCGGCTTTGCCCGTGGCAAAGTCCAGGAAGCCAGAAACAGCCTCTTTCTCAGCCATCGCGGGCAGCCTTTCTCTAGGAGCTGCAGGGCAGTTCCGGGCCACACCATGCTCCTAAATGTTGTGCTTCCCGCCCAGGGACCCCAAAGGGAAACAAGCTTCTCCTAGCTCTAGCCTCAGTACACCTCCAGGGCCCGGCCTGGCTCGTCTCATTGGGGAGACAGAGGAGCACGGTGGACAGGCCTAGGTCTCTCACCGCCCCGTCCGCTGCTGGCGGCTCCCGGAAGCGAGCGTGCAGGGGAGGGGTGTTCTCCAGAGTAGAACAGGCACAGCCGGAGCAGAGCCCTTACCTCCCGTGGGCTTTGATGGAGGAGCCTGGAGGACCCAGCTAAGTGGTGGGGATCACACGTCATCAAGCCCACGGGGACAGGATGGGTGTTTGAAAGAGCAGACAGCGTTGGCAAAGGACAGAGCGCCCTGGGAGCCCAACACCAGGGCAGGAGTGTGGCTGAGTTCCAGGGAGTAGCAGGGATGAGGCTGGGAAGAGGTGTGCAGAGGCCAGATTGGAGGAA is a window encoding:
- the MCTS2 gene encoding malignant T-cell-amplified sequence 2 — protein: MFKKFDEKENVSNCIQLKTSVIKGIKNQLIEQFPGIEPWLHQIVPRKDPVRMVRCHEHTEILSVNGELLFFRQRKGPFYPTLRLLHKYPFILPHQQVDKGAIKFVLSGANIMCPGLTSPGARLCPAAADTIVAVMAEGKQHALCVGVMQMSAEDVGKVNKGIGIENIHYLNDGLWHMKTYK